A portion of the Cryptomeria japonica chromosome 5, Sugi_1.0, whole genome shotgun sequence genome contains these proteins:
- the LOC131067579 gene encoding protein BPS1, chloroplastic-like, translating into MALQSPHKYRHNRSKSMPSRLQCDPILTDALISEVDRLENCCSSSSCFGGDWLAQAVEVVLNCCANLSDIKIHMESKWMNAHLDDILHLLEVCNLLRDTIAEIRKRQACVQIAIRGLGPNLAPSVHALHRARTSIASWLKKKNDTNSQLEKCMSNLRRMAEKLNREDRAGVEGAAINMNHAKAIIIMICFALVAALSFKTSHMRMPSLPLPTHFSRLHDKLREEVEMRKRSSSSRLLDGLEGADIALGNLNNLLNSNSKLHHPRHLSPITVALHELETTLPLFEHKINQLFKFLISSRVALLNTFSSL; encoded by the coding sequence ATGGCCCTGCAGTCTCCCCACAAGTATAGGCATAATCGGTCAAAGAGCATGCCCTCAAGGCTGCAGTGTGACCCAATTCTTACAGACGCACTTATCAGTGAGGTAGATAGATTGGAGAACTGCTGTTCTTCTTCCTCATGTTTTGGAGGAGATTGGCTTGCACAAGCAGTGGAGGTGGTGCTAAATTGCTGTGCCAATCTGTCAGACATAAAGATACACATGGAGAGCAAGTGGATGAACGCACATCTGGACGACATACTTCATCTGCTTGAGGTGTGTAATTTGTTAAGAGATACTATCGCTGAAATCAGGAAGCGGCAAGCTTGTGTGCAGATAGCCATTCGCGGTCTTGGCCCTAACCTTGCTCCGTCTGTCCATGCCCTCCACAGAGCTCGCACCTCTATTGCTTCTTGgctgaagaagaagaatgacacaaaCTCCCAGCTGGAGAAGTGCATGTCGAATTTGAGGCGAATGGCAGAAAAGCTGAACCGTGAGGATAGAGCAGGAGTGGAAGGAGCTGCCATCAACATGAACCATGCCAAGGCCATCATCATAATGATATGCTTTGCCCTTGTCGCTGCTCTTTCCTTCAAGACATCCCACATGAGGATGCCGTCTCTTCCTCTTCCTACCCATTTTAGTCGCCTGCATGACAAGCTGAGAGAGGAAGTCGAAATGAGAAAAAGGTCATCATCATCAAGGCTGTTGGACGGGTTAGAGGGAGCAGATATTGCACTGGGAAACCTCAACAATCTTCTAAACTCCAACTCGAAGTTGCACCATCCTCGTCATCTCTCGCCTATCACCGTGGCACTCCATGAGTTGGAGACAACCCTTCCCCTGTTTGAGCACAAAATCAACCAACTATTCAAGTTTCTTATCTCTTCAAGAGTTGCGCTCTTGAACACCTTTTCTTCCCTATGA